In Melospiza georgiana isolate bMelGeo1 chromosome 8, bMelGeo1.pri, whole genome shotgun sequence, one genomic interval encodes:
- the TYSND1 gene encoding peroxisomal leader peptide-processing protease, translating to MAAAPPCCAVRVRGAGGGDGDGGGGSGLVLSRRPGLVLCHAAVFAPFLRAGPAAWARPSALPPSALRPCPRLSVVLRGEAGGLRELGARLLALVPCAPFRRALERGLGRAERWRFGAEEEAAGTDPRALPWFAWLRVPGLDAAEGGWAARASAGCLRKGQALLACGSPFGDLCPELFLNTLSRGVVSNLAGEENALVLTDARCLPGTEGGAAFVPSPAGPRAVAVIAASLCWKGAEWVGLTLLCSLAAILRCSAAVLGEAGVAVPPVPAWVAAVPASGGRDPLGWTALVECGATWGSGVLLAPRLLLTCRHVVEARAPLRVTPAAGAGQDAAAVLWGRVVFATEESSPFDVAVVELEESVPGFVPPCLASTFLPGEEVTMLGFGALGRACGPSVTAGILSAVLAVAGRPVMLQTTCAVHGGSSGGPLVSSGSGSLMGIVASNTRDTGAGATYPHLNFCIPITVLQPLVARYRRTRDPAAFAGLNRAGDGVRAAWQLQQRPGPPSKL from the exons ATGGCGGCGGCGCCGCCGTGCTGCGCGGTGCGGGTgcggggcgcgggcggcggcgaTGGCGATggcggcgggggcagcgggCTGGTGCTCAGCCGCCGCCCCGGGCTGGTGCTCTGCCACGCCGCCGTCTTCGCCCCGTTCCTgcgcgccggccccgccgcctgGGCGCGGCCCTCCGCGCTGCCGCCCTCCGCGCTGCGGCCGTGCCCGCGGCTCAGCGTGGTGCTGCGCGGCGAGGCCGGCGGGCTGCGGGAGCTCGGGGCGCGGCTGCTGGCGCTGGTGCCGTGCGCGCCGTTCCGGCGGGCGCTGGAGCGCGGGCTCGGGCGGGCGGAGCGCTGGCGGTTCGGGGccgaggaggaggcggcgggcACGGACCCGCGGGCGCTGCCCTGGTTCGCCTGGCTGCGGGTGCCCGGGCTGGACGCGGCCGAGGGCGGCTGGGCGGCGCGGGCCAGCGCCGGCTGCCTGCGCAAGGGGCAGGCGCTGCTGGCCTGCGGGTCCCCGTTCGGAGACCTGTGTCCCGAGCTCTTCCTCAACACGTTGAGCCGCGGCGTGGTCAGCAACCTGGCGGGCGAGGAGAACGCGCTGGTGCTCACCGATGCCCGCTGCCTGCCCGGCACCGAGGGCGGCGCCGCCTTCGTGCCCTcgcccgccgggccccgcgccGTGGCCGTGATCGCCGCCTCGCTGTGCTGGAAGGGCGCCGAGTGGGTCGGGCTCacgctgctctgctccctcgCCGCCATCCTGCGCTGCAGCGCCGCTGTCCTGGGCGAGGCCGGGGTCGCGGTGCCGCCCGTGCCCGCCTGGGTGGCGGCGGTGCCGGCGAGCGGCGGGCGGGACCCGCTGGGCTGGACGGCGCTGGTGGAGTGCGGGGCCACCTGGGGCTCcggggtgctgctggcaccgaggctgctcctcacctgccGGCACGTGGTGGAGGCCAGAGCCCCGCTCCGTGTGACACCGGCGGCCGGCGCCGGGCA GGATGCCGCCGCCGTGCTCTGGGGCCGTGTGGTGTTCGCCACCGAGGAGTCGTCCCCCTTCGACGTGGCCGTggtggagctggaggagagcgTGCCAGGCTTTGTCCCGCCGTGCCTGGCCAGCACCTTCCTCCCAG GGGAAGAGGTGACCATGCTGGGCTTCGGGGCGCTGGGGCGGGCGTGCGGCCCCTCGGTGACCGCGGGGATCCTGTCGGCCGTGCTGGCGGTGGCCGGGCGCCCCGTCATGCTGCAAACCACCTGCGCCGTGCACGGCGGCTCCAGCGGCGGCCCCCTGGTGTCCTCCGGCAGCGGGAGCCTCATGG GCATCGTGGCCAGCAACACGCGGGACACGGGTGCGGGGGCCACCTACCCGCACCTCAACTTCTGCATCCCCATCACGGTCCTGCAGCCGCTCGTGGCGCGATACCGCCGCACCCGCGACCCCGCCGCCTTCGCGGGGCTCAACCGGGCGGGTGACGGGGTGAGAGCGGcttggcagctccagcagcggCCAGGACCccccagcaagctctga